The following proteins are encoded in a genomic region of Nocardioides sp. cx-173:
- a CDS encoding NAD(P)/FAD-dependent oxidoreductase, protein MTHPRSSSLPTPASPRVEPSDRVVVVGAGIVGLSTAWHLQERGADVTVVDRDHVAAGSSWGNAGWLTPGLTAPLPDPGVLRYGLRTALRPSSPVYVPLQPDLRLLRFLTGFARHCTHRRWEAGLAAYAPLNALALDAFDELAAEGQVPAASPARPFLAGFRTAKDRAHLLAELELLQRLGQPLDFGLLTGDEARAIEPALSEQITAGVRIEGQRFIDPPVFLEHLARSFVDRGGKLLEGVEVSGLRDDGRTVDLAYAGGTHERFHAAVLATGAWLGGLAHRLGVRRLVQAGRGYSFSVAGSRVPQGPVYFPTQRVACTPLDSPDGPRLRVAGMMEFRSPDAPLDRRRVEAIVDATRPLLSGLDLADRRDEWVGSRPCTTDGLPLVGGTRSPRVFVAGGHGMWGVALGPVTGRLLAEQMVTGAVPAQLAPFDPLR, encoded by the coding sequence ATGACCCACCCCCGCTCGTCGTCCCTGCCCACCCCCGCGTCGCCGCGCGTCGAGCCGTCCGACCGCGTGGTCGTCGTCGGCGCCGGCATCGTCGGCCTCTCCACCGCCTGGCACCTGCAGGAGCGCGGCGCCGACGTCACGGTCGTCGACCGCGACCACGTCGCCGCCGGCTCCTCGTGGGGCAACGCCGGCTGGCTGACCCCCGGCCTGACCGCGCCGCTGCCCGACCCCGGCGTGCTGCGCTACGGGCTGCGGACGGCGCTGCGCCCCTCGTCGCCGGTCTACGTCCCCCTGCAGCCGGACCTGCGGCTACTCCGCTTCCTGACCGGGTTCGCCCGGCACTGCACGCATCGCCGCTGGGAGGCCGGCCTGGCGGCGTACGCACCGCTGAACGCCCTGGCGCTGGACGCCTTCGACGAGCTCGCGGCCGAGGGCCAGGTGCCGGCCGCCTCCCCGGCGAGACCGTTCCTCGCCGGATTCCGGACCGCGAAGGACCGCGCGCACCTGCTCGCCGAGCTCGAGCTCCTGCAGCGCCTGGGCCAGCCGCTCGACTTCGGCCTGCTCACCGGGGACGAGGCACGCGCGATCGAGCCTGCCCTCTCCGAGCAGATCACGGCCGGGGTCCGCATCGAGGGCCAGCGCTTCATCGACCCCCCGGTCTTCCTGGAGCACCTCGCGCGCTCGTTCGTCGACCGGGGCGGCAAGCTCCTCGAGGGCGTGGAGGTCTCGGGCCTGCGCGACGACGGCCGCACGGTCGACCTCGCCTACGCCGGCGGGACCCACGAGCGCTTCCACGCGGCGGTGCTCGCGACCGGGGCCTGGCTCGGCGGCCTGGCTCACCGCCTCGGCGTACGGCGGCTCGTGCAGGCCGGCCGGGGCTACAGCTTCAGCGTCGCCGGCTCCCGCGTGCCCCAGGGGCCGGTGTACTTCCCCACCCAGCGCGTCGCCTGCACGCCTCTGGACTCGCCAGACGGGCCCCGGCTGCGAGTCGCCGGGATGATGGAGTTCCGCTCCCCCGACGCCCCGCTCGACCGGCGCCGTGTGGAGGCGATCGTCGACGCCACCCGTCCCCTGCTCAGCGGTCTCGACCTCGCCGACCGCCGCGACGAGTGGGTCGGCTCCCGGCCCTGCACCACCGACGGGCTTCCCCTGGTCGGGGGCACCCGCTCGCCGCGGGTCTTCGTCGCCGGCGGCCACGGGATGTGGGGCGTCGCACTGGGACCGGTCACCGGCCGCCTGCTCGCCGAGCAGATGGTGACCGGGGCGGTGCCGGCGCAGCTCGCACCCTTCGACCCGTTGAGGTAG